The Streptomyces sp. TLI_105 DNA segment GGCGCCGCGATGGCTCCAGGAGAACGCCGGGAACTTCCTCGACTTCGGCTGCCTGGAAGAGCAGGAGCGGTCCTGCCGATGAACCGCCTCACCGACACGTCGGCCGTGTGGCGGCTCCTGAGGCGACAGATCGGCGAGCCCTGACCGACCCGAGTGACGCACGGCCAGGGCTCGCTCCGGCCGCCCGGGAACGGGCGGCCCCGGCGTCACCCCTGCGCGACCAGGCGCACCGCGAGGACGACGATCAGTGTGCTCGACGCCAGTGCCGTGCCCAGGCGGCCCCGCGCACCCGTCAGGACGCGGCCGAGGAGGGTGCCGCCGAGGGCGAGGAGGAGTTGCCAGCTGGCCGAGGCGGCGAGGGCCGCGAGGACGAAGGCCGCGCGGTCGGGCAGCGTGTCGGGCGCCGAGGGGCCCGTGGCGAGGATGAGGGCGGCGAAGTAGATCACCGTCATGGGGTTCAGGATCGTGATCCCCAGGAAGGTGACGTACGCCCGGGCCGGTGTCAGGGCCGTGCCGTCGTCGCGGGAGGCGAGGCCGCCGTCGCGGTACGCGGCCAGCGCGCCCCACGCGGCCCGCAGGGCCAGCACGGTGAGCACCAGCGCGGAGGCCCACCGCAGCGGGTTCGTCACGGGAGCGAGCACGGGGACGAGCGCGGAGCCGCCGGCCACCGCGAGCAGGGCGTAGGCCCCGTCGGCCGTGGCGACCCCGAGGGCCGCGCCGGCGCCCGTGCGCCAGTCGGTGCGGGCCGTGACGGCCACGAGGTAGGCGCCGACCGCGCCGACCGGGATCGCGATGCCGTAGCCGGCGAGGGCGCCGGCCACCACCGCGGCCGTCACGCGACGGCGGGGATCGCGCCTCCGGGGGAGCCGGGCCGCTGCTGTCGGCGGTAGTCCGCGCCGTCCTTCGTACGGGAGAGGAAACCGCCGATCACGAGGTAGCGGCGCAGCGCCGGGAAGTCCTCGTGCACGGCGCGCAGGGCCTCGTTGACCTCGGGCTCGCGGTAGGTCCGGTCCGCCTCGAAGAGGGTCTCGGCGAGGTGGGCGAGCAGCGCCTCGCGGCGGGCGGGCTTGCGCGGGATCGCCTTGAGGCGCCCGTCGACGGAGAACAGGTCCGCGACGGGGCGGGGCTCCACGAGGGAGCGGGGCTCCGCGACGGGGCGGGAGGGATGACTGGTCATGCCCGAGAGCGTGGCGCTCCCGCACCTCGCCCCGCAAAGGGTTTTCCCCCTCGGCTCACCCGGTCACTTGGGCTCGGGCCGCACCATCACGTTCACGGCCTGCTGGACGCTCGGGATGATCTGCGGGGTACCCGTCCGCTCCAGGATCGGCCTGGCCTTCTCCATGAAGTCGAGGAAGTGCCGCTCCGACTCGAAGACGTCGACGATCCGCCACCCACCGGACCCGTCCGGCCCGGCCGCATGCGCGATGAACCCCTCCGGC contains these protein-coding regions:
- a CDS encoding DUF2087 domain-containing protein, with product MTSHPSRPVAEPRSLVEPRPVADLFSVDGRLKAIPRKPARREALLAHLAETLFEADRTYREPEVNEALRAVHEDFPALRRYLVIGGFLSRTKDGADYRRQQRPGSPGGAIPAVA
- a CDS encoding LysE family transporter, with the protein product MTAAVVAGALAGYGIAIPVGAVGAYLVAVTARTDWRTGAGAALGVATADGAYALLAVAGGSALVPVLAPVTNPLRWASALVLTVLALRAAWGALAAYRDGGLASRDDGTALTPARAYVTFLGITILNPMTVIYFAALILATGPSAPDTLPDRAAFVLAALAASASWQLLLALGGTLLGRVLTGARGRLGTALASSTLIVVLAVRLVAQG